A stretch of the Agrobacterium vitis genome encodes the following:
- the trbL gene encoding P-type conjugative transfer protein TrbL — MTVTTTLHQLRAAMLFAAFTAVAAQPALAQEGSVLTSLQSQITAAAKGWETTVMDAARSLFWILATIEIGIAAVWLAIQSASLDSWFAELVRRIMFVGFFAFVLAQGPTFAKAVVDSLFQIGAGGGTASPADVFNAGLTVATKMSEKVQFGLFEDNALAISAAFAMVVTVIAFSLVAAIFVSVMVEMYIGLLAGMIMLGLGGSSFTKDFAVRYLVYAFSVGMKLMALVMISRIGSEVLIGLANQPDIGDQFQTALAIAGIAVVVFIIAMYVPNIMQGVVQGASVSGGMEAIRHGGQAASFAAGAGFLAAGAAGAGFAAAQAARAGGSSVAGAALRGMGASFTSGAQAAGSAAKEKAIGSPGAYAGSILGLANAKLDEQRGGHSGPKPLPERNDKP; from the coding sequence ATGACCGTTACGACGACACTTCATCAGCTACGGGCCGCCATGCTCTTTGCCGCCTTTACGGCGGTCGCGGCCCAGCCGGCCCTTGCGCAGGAAGGGTCAGTACTGACGTCGCTCCAGAGCCAGATCACAGCTGCAGCGAAGGGGTGGGAAACTACCGTCATGGATGCTGCGAGATCTCTGTTCTGGATCCTCGCGACGATCGAGATCGGCATTGCCGCCGTCTGGCTGGCAATCCAGTCCGCCTCGTTGGATAGCTGGTTCGCCGAACTTGTGCGGCGGATCATGTTTGTTGGATTCTTTGCCTTCGTACTCGCGCAAGGACCGACGTTCGCCAAGGCGGTCGTGGATAGCCTCTTCCAGATCGGCGCGGGGGGAGGGACGGCGTCACCAGCTGACGTGTTCAACGCCGGTCTCACAGTGGCAACGAAAATGTCGGAGAAGGTACAGTTCGGTCTCTTCGAAGATAACGCGTTGGCAATCTCAGCGGCGTTCGCGATGGTCGTGACGGTTATCGCGTTTTCTCTTGTCGCCGCGATTTTCGTGTCGGTCATGGTCGAAATGTATATCGGGCTTCTCGCTGGCATGATCATGCTCGGCCTTGGCGGATCGTCCTTCACCAAGGATTTTGCGGTCCGCTACCTGGTCTACGCTTTCTCCGTCGGAATGAAGCTCATGGCACTTGTCATGATCTCCCGCATCGGCTCCGAAGTGCTGATCGGCCTCGCCAATCAGCCCGATATCGGCGACCAGTTTCAGACCGCTCTCGCCATCGCTGGAATCGCCGTCGTCGTTTTCATTATCGCCATGTACGTCCCGAACATTATGCAGGGCGTTGTGCAGGGCGCATCGGTGTCCGGAGGAATGGAAGCGATCCGCCACGGCGGCCAGGCGGCGTCTTTCGCTGCGGGCGCTGGATTCCTCGCCGCTGGCGCGGCGGGCGCGGGTTTTGCGGCCGCTCAAGCGGCACGCGCTGGTGGCTCATCGGTCGCTGGCGCTGCTCTGCGCGGCATGGGCGCGAGTTTCACTTCCGGCGCACAGGCTGCGGGATCGGCCGCGAAGGAAAAAGCGATCGGTTCTCCCGGCGCCTATGCGGGGTCCATTCTCGGGTTGGCGAATGCGAAGCTCGATGAACAGCGTGGCGGTCACAGCGGACCGAAACCTCTTCCCGAACGCAACGACAAACCATAA
- the trbG gene encoding P-type conjugative transfer protein TrbG has product MKKTRLIAAAGCMAGLLLAAGAQAQSMTSNEVKGTNLSRKWRGTPGLVTTGPDGKVIFLFGETQPSVVCSPLQVCDIELQGGEIVRDVLVGDTVRWKVEPATSGATGGQAIHLIVKPSEPGLLTSMIVTTSRRTYHIQLKSHPSQYMARVGFEYPEDVSTKLADINSRLETGGIPGTAPDKLNFSYSVSGSASWKPKRVYSDGVKTYIQFPKSIAGQDAPVLFVVSGGQNRIVNYRMKNDAMTVDYAIDKAILVSGVGWRQQKITIRRGG; this is encoded by the coding sequence ATGAAAAAAACGAGATTGATCGCAGCCGCCGGCTGCATGGCCGGACTCTTGCTTGCGGCAGGCGCGCAGGCGCAAAGCATGACGAGTAACGAGGTGAAGGGAACAAATCTTTCCAGAAAGTGGCGCGGCACGCCGGGGCTGGTCACGACAGGTCCGGACGGAAAGGTCATTTTTCTGTTCGGCGAGACCCAGCCGTCCGTCGTCTGCTCTCCTCTACAGGTCTGCGACATCGAACTTCAGGGTGGCGAGATCGTTCGCGACGTCCTCGTCGGCGATACGGTGCGGTGGAAGGTAGAGCCGGCAACCTCAGGTGCGACAGGCGGACAGGCGATCCACCTCATCGTCAAGCCATCGGAGCCAGGCCTTCTCACCTCGATGATTGTGACAACGTCACGGCGCACCTATCATATCCAACTCAAGTCTCATCCAAGCCAGTACATGGCGCGCGTCGGGTTCGAGTATCCGGAAGATGTTTCCACCAAGCTAGCCGACATCAATTCCCGGCTCGAAACGGGCGGCATTCCAGGCACTGCGCCGGACAAGCTGAACTTCTCCTACTCGGTGAGCGGCAGCGCATCGTGGAAACCGAAGCGGGTCTATTCGGACGGGGTGAAGACCTACATCCAGTTTCCGAAGTCGATCGCCGGTCAGGATGCACCAGTGCTCTTCGTCGTCTCGGGCGGTCAAAATCGCATCGTCAATTACCGGATGAAGAACGATGCGATGACTGTCGACTATGCGATCGACAAGGCCATCCTTGTTTCTGGTGTCGGTTGGCGGCAGCAGAAAATCACTATCCGGCGGGGAGGCTGA
- the trbK gene encoding entry exclusion protein TrbK yields the protein MVRTKATLIAIATILAAGSAGIWLLISEKQETQERRVKFFGSSSDHPTSGGEKMKVEW from the coding sequence ATGGTGAGAACGAAAGCAACTCTGATTGCAATCGCAACGATTCTGGCTGCGGGCAGCGCCGGCATTTGGTTGTTGATCTCCGAAAAGCAGGAAACTCAGGAACGCAGGGTGAAGTTCTTCGGCTCGTCGAGCGACCACCCCACATCCGGTGGCGAAAAGATGAAAGTCGAATGGTGA
- a CDS encoding conjugal transfer protein TrbE, giving the protein MVALKRFRVTGPSFADLVPYAGLIDNGVLLLKDGSLMAGWYFAGPDSESATDLERNELSRQINAVLSRLGSGWMIQVEAIRIPTVDYPSEDRCHFPDPVTRAIDAERRAHFAREQGHFESKHALILTYRPLESKRTSLSKYIYSDEESRKKSYADTVLFVFKSAIRELEQYFANTLSIRRMETRETIERGGERVARYDELLQFARFCITGESHPIRLPDVPMYLDWIATAELEHGLTPKVENRFLGLVAIDGLPAESWPGILNSLDLMPLTYRWSSRFIFLDAEEARQKLERTRKKWQQKVRPFFDQIFQTQSRSVDQDAMTMVAETEDAIAQASSKLVAYGYYTPVVVLFDSDREALQEKAEAIRRLVQAEGFGARIETLNATDAYLGSLPGNWYCNIREPLINTSNLADLIPLNSVWSGSPISPCPFYPPNSPPLMQVASGSTAFRLNLHVDDVGHTLIFGPTGSGKSTLLALIAAQFRRYEHAQIFAFDKGSSLLPLTLAAGGDHYEIGGDNAEEGRALAFCPLSELTSDADRAWATEWIEMLVGLQGVTITPDHRNAISRQIGLMASASGRSLSDFVSGVQLREIKDALHHYTVDGPMGQLLDAEEDGLTLGAFQTFEIEQLMNMGERNLVPVLTYLFRRIEKRLDGSPSLIVLDEAWLMLGHPVFRDKIREWLKVLRKANCAVVLATQSISDAERSGIIDVLKESCPTKICLPNGAARESGTREFYERIGFNERQIEIVATATPKREYYVATPEGRRLFDMSLGPVALSFVGAAGKEDLKRIRALKSEHGREWPIRWLETRGVYDAASLLK; this is encoded by the coding sequence ATGGTAGCTCTCAAGCGCTTCCGGGTGACCGGTCCCTCCTTTGCCGATCTCGTTCCTTATGCCGGGCTCATCGACAACGGTGTCCTCCTGTTAAAGGACGGGAGCCTGATGGCCGGATGGTACTTCGCGGGACCAGATTCCGAAAGCGCGACCGATCTGGAGCGCAACGAACTGTCCAGGCAGATCAATGCCGTCCTGTCGCGGCTTGGAAGCGGCTGGATGATCCAGGTCGAGGCCATCCGCATTCCCACAGTCGACTATCCGTCGGAAGACCGTTGTCACTTTCCCGACCCGGTGACCCGCGCGATCGATGCCGAGCGGCGCGCACATTTCGCACGTGAGCAGGGACATTTCGAGAGCAAGCATGCCCTGATCCTCACCTATCGGCCGCTCGAGTCCAAGAGGACCTCTCTCAGCAAATATATCTATTCCGATGAAGAGAGCCGGAAAAAGTCTTACGCGGACACGGTGCTCTTCGTGTTCAAGAGCGCAATACGAGAGCTTGAGCAGTACTTTGCCAATACGCTTTCGATCCGGCGAATGGAAACCCGCGAAACGATCGAGAGGGGAGGGGAGAGGGTTGCTCGCTACGACGAGCTCCTTCAGTTCGCCCGATTCTGCATCACTGGCGAAAGCCATCCGATCCGGCTTCCCGATGTTCCCATGTATCTCGACTGGATTGCCACCGCGGAGCTTGAGCACGGATTGACGCCAAAGGTCGAAAACCGTTTCCTCGGCCTCGTCGCGATCGATGGTCTGCCAGCCGAAAGCTGGCCAGGTATTCTGAATAGCCTCGACCTTATGCCGCTGACCTATCGATGGTCATCGCGCTTCATTTTCCTCGATGCCGAGGAGGCCCGGCAAAAGCTGGAACGCACACGCAAGAAGTGGCAGCAGAAGGTCCGGCCGTTCTTCGACCAGATCTTCCAGACACAAAGCCGCTCAGTCGATCAAGACGCAATGACCATGGTCGCTGAAACCGAGGATGCGATCGCGCAGGCCTCATCGAAGCTTGTTGCCTATGGCTATTACACGCCCGTCGTCGTGTTGTTCGACAGCGATCGCGAGGCACTGCAGGAGAAGGCCGAAGCAATCCGGCGACTGGTCCAAGCTGAAGGCTTTGGAGCGCGCATCGAAACTCTGAACGCCACTGACGCCTATCTCGGTAGCCTTCCCGGCAACTGGTATTGCAACATCCGTGAGCCGCTGATCAACACGAGCAATCTCGCCGACTTGATCCCACTGAACTCGGTCTGGTCCGGAAGCCCGATCTCCCCATGTCCGTTTTACCCGCCGAATTCACCGCCCTTGATGCAGGTTGCGAGCGGCTCGACAGCGTTCCGTCTGAACCTGCATGTCGATGATGTTGGCCACACACTGATCTTCGGTCCGACCGGCTCCGGCAAGTCGACGCTTCTAGCTCTGATCGCTGCGCAGTTTCGCCGGTACGAACATGCGCAGATCTTCGCCTTTGACAAAGGCAGTTCACTTCTACCTCTAACGCTCGCAGCCGGTGGCGATCACTATGAGATCGGCGGCGACAACGCCGAAGAGGGGAGAGCGCTGGCCTTTTGCCCATTGTCCGAACTTACAAGTGACGCCGACCGCGCCTGGGCGACAGAATGGATCGAGATGCTGGTTGGTCTCCAGGGTGTCACGATCACACCCGATCATCGCAACGCTATTTCTCGGCAGATCGGCCTCATGGCGAGTGCATCCGGTCGCTCGCTCTCGGATTTCGTCAGCGGCGTTCAGCTGCGCGAGATCAAGGACGCGTTGCACCACTACACCGTCGATGGCCCCATGGGTCAGTTGCTGGATGCGGAAGAGGATGGCCTCACACTCGGCGCCTTCCAGACTTTTGAGATCGAGCAGCTGATGAACATGGGCGAGCGTAATCTTGTGCCGGTGCTGACTTACCTATTCAGGCGGATCGAGAAGCGTCTGGATGGTTCGCCGAGCCTGATCGTGCTCGACGAGGCGTGGCTTATGCTGGGTCACCCGGTCTTCCGCGACAAAATTCGAGAGTGGCTCAAGGTTCTGCGCAAGGCGAATTGCGCTGTCGTCCTTGCGACCCAGTCGATCTCGGACGCTGAGCGCTCCGGTATCATCGACGTGTTGAAGGAATCCTGCCCGACCAAGATTTGTCTTCCGAACGGCGCCGCTCGCGAGTCCGGGACGCGCGAATTCTACGAGCGCATCGGCTTCAATGAGCGGCAGATCGAGATCGTAGCAACCGCGACACCAAAGCGCGAATACTACGTCGCCACGCCAGAGGGCCGACGGCTCTTCGACATGTCGCTTGGGCCAGTCGCGCTGAGTTTTGTCGGCGCGGCGGGCAAAGAGGATCTCAAACGAATCCGCGCCCTTAAATCCGAACATGGCCGTGAATGGCCGATCCGCTGGCTTGAAACGAGAGGAGTTTACGATGCCGCATCGCTACTCAAGTAA
- the trbH gene encoding conjugal transfer protein TrbH yields MHKLVAFLAAAALLSGCQTHDEALTTSSTPVAITAPAASAIAGDMASRLAEQIGLAGSTTTIRMERDASEFAVALEAALKGWGYSFIADGKVAKDTKSVELAYAIEGFEGQILARVSTPSIALSRAYTPTAGGATPASPLSIMQRN; encoded by the coding sequence ATGCACAAGTTAGTCGCATTTCTCGCCGCGGCCGCCCTACTTTCCGGTTGCCAGACGCATGACGAAGCGCTGACCACCAGTTCCACCCCGGTGGCCATCACCGCACCGGCCGCGAGCGCCATCGCCGGCGACATGGCAAGCCGTTTGGCTGAACAGATCGGCCTGGCTGGGTCTACGACGACAATTAGAATGGAGAGGGATGCATCGGAGTTCGCAGTTGCTCTCGAAGCGGCCCTGAAAGGCTGGGGCTACAGCTTCATCGCGGATGGCAAGGTCGCGAAAGACACCAAGTCGGTTGAGCTCGCTTATGCGATCGAGGGATTCGAGGGACAAATCCTGGCCCGGGTCTCAACCCCCTCAATCGCTCTGAGCCGTGCATATACGCCGACTGCGGGCGGCGCGACGCCAGCCAGTCCGCTTTCGATCATGCAGCGCAACTGA
- the trbI gene encoding IncP-type conjugal transfer protein TrbI encodes MAQSLQLGTSSQADEQNGMRRLNRLPIIIAIIVTVVFIGVVVIGLSLRGLSFNRGNIDDASNSPATSFGDQLKRGVTDGIIGEPEKQEVFQPTPVVVEKTEKQEPVIERQPIERPDRRRMLESEEEWKARLKREQDEQYMREAQRQRMARLQARATALDSPLKVDVSDIETPANTKNDAGRQPTTIAANSTSDLYAAALQSGLMGQNVDQNGQGTKEDFFNQDIKDLGYLPNQVIPQMSPYELKRGSVIPATLITGLNSDLPGRITAQVSQNVYDSATGYRLLIPQGAKLFGRYDSKVSFGQERVLVVWTDLIFPNGSTLQIGGMAGTDAEGYGGFRDKVDRHLWRTFGSAALVALIGTGIDMSMPQSSTLATQDTASDAARRNFAESFGRVAEETISKNLNVQPTINIRPGYKFNVLVDQDIIFPSNYRG; translated from the coding sequence ATGGCCCAATCTCTCCAACTCGGCACGTCAAGCCAAGCAGACGAACAGAATGGCATGCGGCGGCTCAACCGCTTGCCGATCATAATAGCAATCATTGTCACTGTCGTGTTTATCGGGGTTGTCGTGATTGGTCTGTCACTGCGAGGACTTTCCTTCAATCGTGGCAATATCGATGACGCTTCGAACAGCCCGGCGACGAGTTTCGGGGATCAACTCAAGCGGGGCGTCACCGATGGCATTATCGGTGAGCCGGAAAAACAGGAGGTGTTCCAGCCAACACCTGTCGTGGTGGAAAAAACGGAGAAGCAGGAACCGGTCATTGAGCGCCAACCAATTGAGCGACCAGACCGTCGGCGAATGCTGGAATCTGAGGAGGAGTGGAAGGCTCGCCTGAAGCGAGAGCAGGACGAACAATATATGCGCGAGGCGCAGCGCCAACGCATGGCCCGCCTTCAGGCTCGTGCAACGGCACTCGATTCGCCGCTGAAGGTTGACGTCTCGGATATTGAGACTCCCGCGAATACCAAGAATGACGCCGGTCGACAGCCAACCACCATAGCAGCGAACAGCACGTCCGATCTATATGCTGCGGCCCTGCAATCCGGCTTGATGGGACAGAACGTCGACCAGAATGGTCAAGGAACGAAGGAGGATTTCTTCAATCAGGACATCAAGGATCTCGGGTACCTGCCAAATCAGGTCATTCCACAGATGTCACCTTATGAATTGAAGCGAGGCTCGGTCATTCCCGCTACTTTGATCACCGGACTAAATTCTGACCTGCCGGGACGCATTACCGCTCAGGTAAGCCAGAATGTCTATGACAGTGCCACTGGCTACCGGCTTCTCATCCCGCAAGGTGCAAAGCTGTTCGGCCGCTACGATTCCAAGGTATCGTTTGGCCAGGAACGGGTTCTTGTGGTTTGGACGGACCTTATTTTCCCGAATGGTTCTACTCTGCAGATCGGCGGCATGGCCGGCACGGATGCCGAAGGATATGGCGGCTTCCGCGACAAGGTCGACCGCCATCTGTGGAGGACTTTCGGCTCAGCAGCGCTGGTGGCATTGATCGGAACCGGGATCGATATGTCGATGCCTCAGAGTTCAACGCTGGCGACGCAGGATACAGCCTCCGACGCAGCACGGCGAAATTTTGCCGAAAGCTTCGGTCGCGTTGCGGAAGAGACCATATCGAAAAATCTGAACGTTCAGCCAACGATTAACATCCGTCCGGGGTACAAGTTCAACGTCCTGGTCGATCAGGACATTATTTTCCCGTCAAACTATCGGGGTTAA
- a CDS encoding transcriptional repressor TraM has protein sequence MNDVNSSETNDETRKRRSCFDSMEKSELEALAIAAIKEHRRLIVADEAVYEEWTRASSDPAVSSAILESLQREYTARQDKSAAQQEELSEIIDALGYVPDVPPDADD, from the coding sequence GTGAACGACGTGAACTCGTCTGAGACCAACGACGAAACAAGAAAACGCCGATCCTGTTTCGATTCTATGGAGAAGTCAGAACTGGAGGCTCTGGCGATCGCTGCGATCAAAGAGCACCGCAGGCTTATTGTTGCCGACGAAGCTGTCTACGAAGAGTGGACCCGCGCATCATCTGATCCGGCGGTGTCGAGCGCCATACTCGAAAGCTTGCAGCGAGAATATACCGCGCGCCAAGACAAGTCCGCAGCTCAGCAGGAAGAACTTTCGGAAATCATCGATGCGCTCGGCTACGTCCCTGACGTTCCCCCGGATGCCGATGATTGA
- a CDS encoding autoinducer binding domain-containing protein: protein MDGDLRSLIDMTEAAHDERMIKSALKTFAHACGFERFAYLETEGSEIRTFNSYPEEWQGVYLESHYSRIDPVVWEAKTRMEIFPWTADDWPARGSSELRRFRDQAVNHGIRSGVTIPVEGSFGSTMMLTFASSAQAADISKLQDCHKAIRAVLAVHYRLKMLAATTIVPPKRLLSPREAMCLKWAAKGKTAPETAILTGINPRTVQHYLDKAREKLEAATVPHLVAIAKDHGLL, encoded by the coding sequence GTGGACGGTGACCTTCGCTCACTCATTGATATGACAGAAGCCGCGCATGACGAGCGGATGATCAAAAGTGCTTTAAAGACATTCGCACACGCTTGTGGCTTTGAACGGTTTGCATATTTGGAGACAGAGGGATCGGAAATCCGCACATTCAACTCTTATCCGGAAGAATGGCAGGGTGTTTATCTTGAAAGCCACTATTCCCGCATCGACCCGGTGGTCTGGGAAGCGAAGACTCGCATGGAGATCTTTCCGTGGACAGCAGACGATTGGCCTGCTCGTGGATCTTCTGAACTCAGGCGGTTTCGGGACCAGGCGGTCAATCATGGCATTCGCAGTGGGGTGACGATACCAGTCGAAGGCAGTTTCGGCTCGACGATGATGTTGACGTTTGCGTCTTCAGCCCAGGCTGCGGATATTTCGAAGCTTCAAGACTGCCACAAAGCGATCCGTGCCGTTCTGGCGGTCCATTACCGCCTGAAAATGCTTGCTGCGACCACAATTGTTCCACCGAAGCGGTTGCTTTCACCAAGAGAGGCAATGTGCCTGAAATGGGCGGCGAAAGGGAAAACAGCGCCGGAAACCGCGATCCTGACGGGGATTAATCCGAGGACAGTGCAACACTACCTGGATAAGGCGCGAGAGAAGCTGGAAGCGGCGACCGTTCCCCACCTCGTCGCGATCGCCAAGGACCACGGCTTGCTATAG
- a CDS encoding TrbC/VirB2 family protein, with protein sequence MSHNKPFIAIMLLAAPIVLASVAPAFASSGGGLPWEGPLQQIQESITGPVAGAIALAAVAIAGGMLIFGGELNDFARRLVYVVLVAGILLGATNIVGLFGATGASIGLADEPFTSTGPDRGGEGDHG encoded by the coding sequence ATGTCGCATAACAAGCCATTCATCGCCATTATGCTCCTGGCGGCACCCATCGTCCTTGCCTCCGTCGCGCCGGCGTTCGCGAGTTCTGGCGGCGGCCTACCATGGGAAGGTCCTTTGCAGCAGATCCAGGAGTCGATCACCGGCCCTGTTGCGGGTGCGATCGCGCTTGCAGCGGTGGCGATTGCCGGCGGCATGCTCATATTTGGGGGTGAGTTGAACGACTTTGCGCGGCGCCTTGTCTACGTCGTCCTCGTCGCCGGTATTCTTCTCGGCGCCACCAACATCGTCGGTTTGTTCGGTGCGACCGGTGCGTCGATCGGGCTAGCCGACGAGCCGTTCACATCAACTGGTCCGGACAGAGGAGGGGAGGGAGACCATGGCTGA
- a CDS encoding conjugal transfer protein TrbD, translated as MAESLSGLRRNRIHRALSRPNLLMGADRELVLITGLAAVILIFVVLTVYSALFGIAVWIVIVGALRMMAKSDPLMRQVYIRHISYKPTYKATTSPWRRY; from the coding sequence ATGGCTGAGTCCCTGTCCGGTCTGCGGCGTAACCGCATCCATCGCGCGCTGTCTCGCCCGAACCTGCTGATGGGCGCCGACCGGGAACTGGTGCTGATCACCGGCCTTGCGGCCGTGATCCTGATTTTCGTTGTCCTCACGGTCTATTCGGCGCTCTTCGGCATCGCCGTGTGGATCGTCATCGTCGGGGCGCTGAGGATGATGGCCAAGTCCGATCCGCTCATGCGGCAGGTCTATATCAGGCACATTTCCTACAAGCCCACCTACAAGGCGACCACTTCGCCCTGGCGACGGTATTGA
- the trbJ gene encoding P-type conjugative transfer protein TrbJ, with protein sequence MPHRYSSKNKWFAILAAAAALTAVNQGSVQAGSATGAATEWTQLANNAQLVDLMKSSGIQVDNQLTQISQLAEQIQNQLKIYENMLQNTAQLPEHVWGEVESDLNQLRSIVEKGQSISFSMGNADDVLQQRFQSYADLKTNLPDNATFSSTYQSWSDTNRDTIASSLKAASLTADQFDSEEDTMSSLRSMSESADGQMKALQVGHEIAAQQVAQTQKLRGLVSQQMTMMGTWLQTEQTDKDLAQARREKFFGATAPSTSGGEKMKVEW encoded by the coding sequence ATGCCGCATCGCTACTCAAGTAAGAATAAATGGTTCGCCATCCTCGCGGCGGCCGCCGCCCTCACGGCCGTCAACCAAGGTTCGGTACAAGCCGGTTCAGCTACCGGCGCCGCGACAGAATGGACACAGCTCGCCAACAACGCGCAGCTTGTAGACCTCATGAAAAGCTCTGGAATCCAGGTCGACAATCAGTTGACCCAAATCAGTCAGCTTGCAGAGCAGATCCAGAATCAGCTGAAAATCTACGAGAACATGCTGCAAAACACAGCGCAGCTTCCTGAGCATGTCTGGGGAGAGGTCGAAAGCGATCTCAACCAGTTGCGCAGTATCGTCGAGAAGGGTCAAAGCATCTCATTTTCCATGGGCAACGCCGACGATGTTCTTCAGCAGCGCTTCCAAAGTTACGCTGACCTGAAGACAAATTTGCCTGATAACGCAACGTTCTCCTCGACCTACCAGTCCTGGTCGGACACCAACCGCGATACCATCGCCAGCTCGCTGAAGGCAGCGAGCCTCACGGCCGACCAATTCGATAGCGAGGAAGATACCATGTCCTCGCTGCGTTCGATGTCCGAGTCGGCTGACGGACAGATGAAGGCCTTGCAGGTAGGGCATGAGATCGCCGCTCAGCAGGTCGCGCAGACGCAAAAGCTTCGCGGCCTCGTCTCACAGCAGATGACGATGATGGGAACCTGGCTGCAGACCGAACAGACCGACAAGGATCTGGCACAGGCTAGGCGCGAGAAATTCTTCGGTGCGACGGCTCCCTCCACCTCAGGCGGCGAAAAGATGAAGGTGGAATGGTGA
- a CDS encoding conjugal transfer protein TrbF, producing the protein MAANRAPENPYLAARQEWTERYGSYVKAAAAWRIVGVLGLAMAVIGFSYAMYLSTQVRLVPYIVEVDKLGTAVTSGFPQQIEYADVRVVRATLGNFVTSFRSITPDAVVQKQYIDRTYALLRTSDPSTEKVNAWFRGNSPFEKAKSSTVAIEVNNIVALSNQTYQIDWTEYERDRKGKETGTRRFRGIATVTITAPQDEATIRLNPIGLYVRDFDWTAQL; encoded by the coding sequence ATGGCCGCAAACCGCGCCCCGGAAAACCCGTATCTTGCCGCTCGCCAGGAATGGACGGAACGCTATGGCTCTTATGTGAAGGCGGCCGCCGCATGGCGCATCGTCGGAGTCCTTGGGCTGGCCATGGCGGTGATCGGCTTCAGCTATGCGATGTATCTGAGCACGCAGGTAAGGCTGGTGCCTTACATCGTCGAGGTCGACAAGCTCGGGACCGCCGTCACATCAGGCTTTCCGCAGCAGATCGAATATGCCGATGTGCGCGTGGTGCGCGCCACGCTCGGCAACTTCGTCACGAGCTTTCGCTCGATCACGCCGGATGCGGTGGTGCAGAAGCAATATATCGACCGTACCTACGCGCTTCTCCGCACGTCCGACCCGTCGACCGAGAAGGTCAACGCCTGGTTTCGAGGTAATTCTCCGTTCGAGAAGGCTAAGTCTTCGACAGTTGCCATCGAGGTCAACAACATCGTGGCGCTCTCGAACCAGACCTATCAGATCGACTGGACGGAATACGAGCGGGACCGCAAGGGCAAGGAAACCGGCACCCGGCGGTTCCGCGGGATCGCAACGGTGACGATCACCGCGCCACAGGATGAGGCGACGATCCGCCTCAATCCGATCGGCCTCTACGTCCGGGATTTTGACTGGACGGCACAGCTTTAA
- a CDS encoding helix-turn-helix domain-containing protein — MDLKEVMAINLRRIRHAQKLTQEELAHRTGLSVRHVGAIERAEMSATVTVLGQMAQALSVEPAELVTRTNDMRIGS; from the coding sequence ATGGATCTCAAAGAGGTCATGGCGATCAATCTGCGTCGAATACGTCATGCTCAAAAGTTGACGCAAGAGGAACTCGCGCACAGAACGGGCCTGAGCGTGCGGCACGTTGGGGCAATCGAACGCGCCGAAATGTCTGCGACGGTCACAGTCCTCGGCCAGATGGCGCAGGCGCTAAGTGTCGAACCCGCGGAGCTAGTGACGCGAACAAACGACATGCGCATCGGCTCTTAG